AAAAGACGTTTTTCATACGATATTGGTGTAGAAAGTGACCATGAACAAGAAGAAATCGCAGACAGATAAAATGTTTTCAATCCGACGCTCTCCGATACAAGGCACGGGTGCATTCGCCAAGCAGAGAATCCGTAAGGGAACTCAGATTATCGAATACACTGGAAAACGAATTACGCCCGAAGAGCAGGATAGTTTATACGATGACGACAAAATGGAACGTCACCATACCTTTCTTTTTTATGTCGACGAAAATACGACTATCGATGGCTCGCGGGGTAACAACCAGTCCCGCTACATCAACCACTCCTGCGATCCGAACTGTGTTTCGCTTACTGATGATG
The Candidatus Zixiibacteriota bacterium genome window above contains:
- a CDS encoding SET domain-containing protein-lysine N-methyltransferase produces the protein MNKKKSQTDKMFSIRRSPIQGTGAFAKQRIRKGTQIIEYTGKRITPEEQDSLYDDDKMERHHTFLFYVDENTTIDGSRGNNQSRYINHSCDPNCVSLTDDGRVFIEALRNIQPGVELTYDYAYIRTGRYKKEWDTLYACSCGSANCRGTIMWRPKKKKKKKAKTKAKAV